The following nucleotide sequence is from Streptomyces caniferus.
CTGGACGTCGTGCGTGAACACCCCGGCCTGGAGGCCGAACTTGGAGTCGTTGACGGCTGCGAACGCCTCGGCCTCCCCGTCGACCTTCTTGAGGGTGAGCACCGGGCCGAAGACCTCCTCGCAGGCGAGGGTGGCGTCGGCGGGGACGTTCTCCAGCACCGTCGGCGCGTAGGAGGCACCGTCGCGCTTGCCGCCCGCGAGCAGCTTCGCGCCGCGCTCCACGGCCTCGTCGACCCAGCTCTCGACGCGCTTGGCGGCGTCCTCGTTCACCAGCGGGCCGACCTCGGTCGCGTCGTCCGACGGGTCGCCGGTGACCTGCGCCTCGACGGCTGCCACGATCTTGGGCACCAGACGGTCGTAGACGGAGGCGTCCGCGATCACCCGCTGCACCGAGATGCAGGACTGGCCGCCCTGGTAGTTGGAGAAGGTGGCGATGCGCTGCGCCGCCCAGTCCAGGTCCGCCTCGGAGGAGAAGTCCGGCAGGACGACGGCCGCGCCGTTGCCGCCGAGCTCCAGGGTGCAGTGCTTGCGCGGCACCGAGTCGAGGATCGCGTAGCCGACCTTCTCGGAGCCGGTGAAGGAGACGACCGGCAGCCGCTCGTCCTGGACCAGCGCCGGCATCCGGTCGTTGGTCACCGGGAGGATCGACCAGGAACCGGCCGGCAGCTCGGTCTCGGCCAGCAGCTCACCGAGGATCAGGCCGGAGAGCGGGGTGGCCGGCGCCGGCTTGAGGATGATCGGGGCGCCGGCCGCGATGGCCGGGGCGATCTTGTGGGCGCAGAGGTTCAGCGGGAAGTTGAACGGGGCGATGCCCAGGACCGTGCCGCGCGGGAAGCGGCGGGTCAGGGCGAGCCGGCCGGCGCCGCCCGCGTCGGTGTCCAGGCGCTGCGCCTCGCCACCGTTGAAGCGGCGGGCCTCCTCGGCGGCGAACCGGAACACGGAGACGGCACGGCCGACCTCGCCGCGCGCCCACTTCATGGGCTTGCCGTTCTCCGCGGAGATCAGCCGGGCGATCTCCTCCGTACGCTCCACCAGCCGGCGGTGCACATGGTCCAGCGCGGCGGCCCGCACGTGCGCCGGAGTGGCGGCGAGCTCGTCCTGGACCGCGACGGAGGCGGCGACGGCCTCCTCGACCTGGGCCTCGGTGGGGACGCTCACCGTGCCGACGAGGCGTCCGTCCCAGGGAGAGGTGACGTCGAAGGTGGTCTCGCCGGTGGCCTGACGGCCGGCGAGCC
It contains:
- a CDS encoding aldehyde dehydrogenase family protein, with translation MPIPTDAAPTAFWLAGRQATGETTFDVTSPWDGRLVGTVSVPTEAQVEEAVAASVAVQDELAATPAHVRAAALDHVHRRLVERTEEIARLISAENGKPMKWARGEVGRAVSVFRFAAEEARRFNGGEAQRLDTDAGGAGRLALTRRFPRGTVLGIAPFNFPLNLCAHKIAPAIAAGAPIILKPAPATPLSGLILGELLAETELPAGSWSILPVTNDRMPALVQDERLPVVSFTGSEKVGYAILDSVPRKHCTLELGGNGAAVVLPDFSSEADLDWAAQRIATFSNYQGGQSCISVQRVIADASVYDRLVPKIVAAVEAQVTGDPSDDATEVGPLVNEDAAKRVESWVDEAVERGAKLLAGGKRDGASYAPTVLENVPADATLACEEVFGPVLTLKKVDGEAEAFAAVNDSKFGLQAGVFTHDVQTAFRAHRALEVGGVIVGDVPSYRADQMPYGGVKQSGVGREGVRFAMDDYTYERVLVLTGLAL